Proteins from one Streptomyces sp. NBC_00289 genomic window:
- a CDS encoding 4'-phosphopantetheinyl transferase superfamily protein has translation MRPLRNRGPADSWLRVRREVESSGTSVIYAAVDDWLPDDLERPGLAAALGRDHKRLLEMTHVPNRSRFVASRLLLKSAAAAVLGTSPDELELAYKPGGRPHLRGVDQLDVSISHTEELLVVGLTRNGRIGVDMENADRRMLGLGTERQVCTPYELEALESVAEDRRNRELVRLWTLKEAYSKAIGQGLRFRFTEFGFTPQDQQVQMLRPDGTPGAGWEWSFHSWLAEDAYTLSAAVYDPGFGSHRDGAADCPLLPAVPDPRSSER, from the coding sequence ATGCGACCACTGCGCAACCGCGGTCCCGCGGATTCCTGGCTGCGCGTACGCCGTGAGGTCGAGTCCTCCGGTACGTCGGTCATCTACGCGGCCGTCGACGACTGGCTGCCCGACGACTTGGAGCGGCCCGGCCTCGCCGCCGCGCTCGGCCGCGACCACAAACGGCTGCTGGAGATGACCCACGTACCCAACCGCTCCCGCTTCGTCGCCTCCCGGCTGCTGCTGAAGTCGGCGGCCGCGGCGGTGCTCGGCACCTCGCCCGACGAACTGGAACTCGCGTACAAGCCCGGCGGGCGGCCCCATCTTCGCGGTGTCGACCAACTCGACGTCAGCATCAGCCACACCGAGGAACTCCTCGTGGTCGGGCTCACCCGCAACGGCCGCATCGGCGTCGACATGGAGAACGCCGACCGCCGGATGCTGGGCCTCGGCACCGAACGGCAGGTGTGCACCCCGTACGAACTGGAGGCCCTGGAGAGCGTCGCGGAGGACCGGCGCAACCGGGAGCTGGTACGGCTGTGGACGCTCAAGGAGGCGTACAGCAAGGCCATCGGACAGGGTCTGCGGTTCCGCTTCACCGAGTTCGGGTTCACCCCCCAGGACCAGCAGGTGCAGATGCTGCGGCCCGACGGAACCCCGGGGGCGGGCTGGGAGTGGTCCTTCCACAGCTGGCTCGCCGAGGACGCGTACACGCTCAGCGCGGCCGTGTACGACCCCGGGTTCGGCTCCCACCGCGACGGCGCCGCGGACTGCCCCCTGCTGCCCGCGGTGCCCGATCCCCGGTCGAGTGAGCGTTGA
- a CDS encoding acyl-CoA carboxylase subunit epsilon: MEAPLSLAIVRGRPTAEELAAVTAVLLARLRSAAGQDGAPDGAAGVFDEPPLRAGWSRRRPRPRPPVGWSRS; the protein is encoded by the coding sequence ATGGAAGCTCCCTTGTCTCTCGCCATCGTGCGCGGCCGGCCGACCGCGGAGGAACTCGCCGCGGTGACCGCGGTACTGCTCGCCCGGCTGCGGTCGGCCGCAGGTCAGGACGGGGCGCCGGACGGCGCGGCCGGGGTGTTCGACGAGCCCCCGCTGCGGGCCGGCTGGAGCAGAAGGCGTCCGCGCCCGCGTCCGCCGGTCGGCTGGTCCCGCTCCTGA
- a CDS encoding acyl carrier protein, with the protein MNDIAGTADSVDPAPGGTALPVLVEEVQRILDRPPARLTAELHLQHDLGFDSVMMLQLKGCLEARFPALREASLPDMLLGVQTIGALAGRLERMAGLPVA; encoded by the coding sequence ATGAACGACATCGCCGGCACCGCCGACAGCGTCGATCCCGCACCGGGCGGCACCGCGCTGCCCGTGCTCGTGGAGGAAGTACAGCGCATACTCGACCGGCCGCCCGCCCGGCTCACCGCGGAACTGCACCTGCAGCACGACCTGGGCTTCGACTCGGTGATGATGCTTCAGCTCAAGGGCTGCCTGGAGGCGCGCTTCCCGGCGCTGCGCGAGGCGTCCCTGCCCGACATGCTGCTCGGCGTCCAGACGATCGGCGCGCTGGCCGGGCGGCTGGAGCGCATGGCCGGACTGCCGGTGGCGTGA
- a CDS encoding acyl-CoA dehydrogenase, giving the protein MTTVVNRAEAAERAVQERIARLEHDLGDLDDPGNPLGADHFLAADGRQRLLPAAERLLDDFGLNAEFVPRELGGRLDRLDVLARVLRAVFRRDAALGLAHGMTSYLAAATVWADGTGQQRRQTAELLLSGGRMAGAYPEPAPGNDFLHNRLTAVREPGGYRLDGRKEALNNAARVDSLVVFAHTPEAGGDAQTAFLLPGPGAAGPGITVLPRRRTSGIRGCVVQGLEFTGHRLGADRLLGPEGGGGLLAERVFPITRSTGPSMALGCADTALRTTVAFARAHRSRSRASLHSARTRFALVDAFTDLLVCDCLSLVATRAAHLLPRESRTLSAAVKYLLPTILTEMVYDLSIVLGAESYATTGSYGLFQKAARDLPMIGLGSAGTAASRSAIVEHLLRLPELAAPPEPAGSAGAPLAEACARLFRPHDPDLPPLRPEELALPAGGDSLLGSLPATVRRVRAAHGEFAGALGEAADALATELRLLREDCARLAERPPGQDLSPRVYALADRYALIVAGAACLGVWRHGAPRDSGLLAEPAWAALALSRIVGRLDRSAVRAPESGTEHLLAEVLDRFDDARSYDLYATPIGR; this is encoded by the coding sequence ATGACCACGGTGGTGAACAGGGCGGAGGCCGCCGAGAGGGCCGTACAGGAACGTATAGCGCGGCTCGAACACGACCTCGGCGACCTCGACGACCCTGGCAACCCTCTGGGCGCGGACCACTTCCTCGCCGCCGACGGAAGACAACGGCTGCTGCCGGCGGCCGAACGGCTCCTCGACGACTTCGGGCTCAACGCCGAGTTCGTGCCCCGCGAGCTGGGCGGCCGGCTCGACCGGCTGGACGTGCTCGCCCGGGTGCTCAGGGCGGTCTTCCGCCGGGACGCCGCCCTCGGGCTCGCCCACGGGATGACCTCGTACCTGGCGGCCGCCACCGTGTGGGCGGACGGCACCGGACAGCAGCGACGGCAGACCGCCGAACTGCTGCTGTCCGGCGGCCGGATGGCCGGCGCCTACCCGGAACCCGCCCCCGGCAACGACTTCCTGCACAACCGGCTCACCGCGGTCCGGGAGCCCGGCGGCTACCGGCTCGACGGCCGCAAGGAAGCACTCAACAACGCCGCGCGCGTCGACTCGCTCGTCGTGTTCGCGCACACCCCCGAGGCCGGGGGCGACGCCCAGACGGCGTTCCTCCTGCCCGGCCCCGGGGCGGCCGGACCCGGGATCACCGTGCTGCCCCGACGCCGTACCAGTGGTATCCGCGGCTGTGTCGTCCAGGGACTGGAGTTCACCGGCCACCGCCTGGGCGCCGACCGGCTGCTGGGGCCGGAGGGCGGTGGCGGCCTGCTCGCCGAGCGGGTCTTCCCCATCACCCGCAGCACCGGCCCCTCGATGGCGTTGGGCTGCGCCGACACCGCGCTGCGTACCACCGTCGCCTTCGCCCGCGCGCACCGCTCCCGCAGCCGCGCCTCGCTGCACAGCGCCCGCACCCGGTTCGCGCTCGTCGACGCGTTCACCGACCTGCTGGTGTGCGACTGCCTCTCGCTCGTCGCCACCCGGGCCGCGCACCTGCTGCCGCGCGAGAGCCGCACCCTGAGCGCGGCCGTGAAGTACCTGCTGCCCACGATCCTCACCGAGATGGTCTACGACCTGTCCATCGTGCTGGGCGCCGAGTCGTACGCCACCACCGGCAGTTACGGACTGTTCCAGAAGGCGGCCCGGGACCTGCCCATGATCGGACTCGGCAGCGCCGGAACCGCCGCCAGCCGGTCCGCCATCGTCGAACACCTGCTGCGGCTGCCGGAGTTGGCGGCGCCGCCCGAGCCCGCCGGGTCAGCCGGGGCGCCCCTCGCCGAGGCCTGCGCCCGGCTGTTCCGGCCGCACGACCCGGACCTGCCGCCGCTGCGACCCGAGGAACTGGCGCTGCCCGCCGGAGGCGACTCGCTGCTGGGCTCCCTGCCCGCCACCGTGCGCCGGGTGCGCGCCGCGCACGGCGAGTTCGCCGGAGCGCTGGGCGAGGCGGCCGACGCCCTGGCCACCGAACTGCGGCTGCTGCGCGAGGACTGCGCACGGCTCGCCGAGCGTCCGCCCGGCCAGGACCTCAGCCCCCGCGTCTACGCCCTGGCCGACCGCTACGCCCTGATCGTCGCGGGCGCCGCCTGCCTCGGCGTGTGGCGGCACGGCGCCCCCCGGGACAGCGGCCTGCTCGCCGAGCCCGCCTGGGCCGCGCTGGCGCTGTCCCGCATCGTCGGCCGGCTGGACCGCAGCGCCGTACGCGCACCGGAGTCCGGCACCGAACACCTGCTGGCCGAGGTGCTGGACCGCTTCGACGACGCCCGCAGCTACGACCTGTACGCCACACCCATAGGCCGATGA